In the genome of Achromobacter sp. MFA1 R4, the window CTGCAGGAAGGCGGGGCGGTCCGCCACGCGGATGCGATATTCGATCTGCACCATGACGGGGCCGCGATCGTGTTCCACCGGCGCATCCAGCAGCGGTTCCGGCCAGTGGTTGGACGGGTCCAGGTTGGCTTCGCCGCGCGGCAGGCGCATGCGATGCAGCACGAAGCCGGCAACGAGCAGCCCGACGGCACCGGCCAGCAGCGTCGCGGGCACCCCGATCTGCTCGGCCAGCAGGCCCCAGCCCAGGCTGCCGGCGGCCATCGCGCCGTTAAACACCATCAGGTAGATCGCCAGCCCGCGCCCGCGCACCCAGTTGGGCAGAATGGCCTGCGCCACGCCGTTGAACGTGGTCAGGGCGACGATCCAGCCCATGCCCAGCAACAACAGCAGCAGCACGGCGGCCCACTGGGGCGGCGCGAACGACAGGGCGGCCATCACGACGGCGGCGGCGGTCGCGGCCGCCAGCACCAGGCCGTCGGCATCGAGCTTCTGGCGCAGCTTGGGCAGGACCAGCGCGCCCAGGATGGCGCCCACGCCCACCGCGCCCAGCAGCAGGCCGTAAAAGCCCGCGGTGCCGCCCAGCATCTTGCGCGCCACCAGGGGCAGCAGCGCCCAGACGGAACTGGCGAAGATGAAGAACACCGCCGCGCGCAGCAGCACGACGTGCAGGTCGCGGCTGGCGCGGGCATAGCGCACGCCGGCCCGGAAGGCGCCGAAGAACTGTTCGGACAGGCCGTCGTCCACCTTTTTGGGCCGCTTCCACCACAGCAGCGCGGCAATCACGAACACGTAGCTCAGCACGTCGGCGCCATAGGCGGCCGCGGCGCCGAAGGCCGCGAGCAGCATGCCGCCCACGGCCGGTCCCAGCGCCCGGGCGATGTTGATCCCCAGCGAGTTCAGGCCCACCGCCGCCTTCAGTTCGGCCTTGGGCACGAGTTCGGGCACGATGGACTGCCAGGTCGGCCCCATGAGCGCCGAGCCCACGCCGCCGATGAAGGTCAGTGCGATCAGGTATTCGACGGTCATCGTGTTGGTCTTGGCCAGCATCAGCAGCGCGAAGCTGACGCAGGCGAGCAGCACCTGGATGACGATGAGGAAACGCCGCCGGTCCAGGATGTCGGACAGCACGCCCGCCGGGATGGCCAGCAGAAAGACGGGGAGGGTGGCGGCTGTCTGCATCATGGCGACGGCGGCCGGGTTGGTCGACAGGTCGGTGACCAGCCAGGCGCTGGCCACGTCGCGCATGAAGCTGCCGATGTTGCCCAGGATGGTGGCGCCCCACAGCACCGCGAAAAGCGTGTGCTTGAGGGGCGCCATGCCGCCGGCGGCGGGCGGCGGGGTACTGCGGTCAGCTCCGGCCATGCGGGCGCTCCGTTAAATCGTGCCAGGCGACCAGGACCCATGCCCCGGCCAGCCCGAAATGCTCGTAGAAGGCGTTCATCGTCATGAAACGCGCGTCGGGGGGCGATTCCCAGTAGCGGTTGGCCATCAGCGCCGCGGCGGCGGTGAAGGCCGCCAATGCCAGCGCGCCCAGCCACCGCAGGCGGCCGGACAGCACCAGCGCGCTGGCGCCCAGTTCAAGAAGAATGACGGCGACCGCCGCCAGCGCGGCGGGCTGCAGGCCGAAATGCGCCATCTCGGCCTGGGCGCCGTCGAAGTCCAGCAGCTTGACCAGCCCGCCCTGGATGTAGGCGCCGCACAGCGCCAGCAGGGCGAACCAGCGCACCGCCGGCGCGGTCAACAGCCGGCGCGCCGTCATACCGCCCAGCACGCGCAGCCCAGCGCGCCCCAGAACCCCTTGAGGTCGGACACGGGCAGCTTGCTGGCCCACGCGCCGGCGTGCTGGTGGCCGTGGACGTTGCAGTCGTTGGCGCATGCGCAGGCCGCGGCGGCTTCGCGCAGCGTGGCTTGCAGGGGCTTGCCCTCGCCATCCGCATCGCCCCAGGCCCCGTACCCGCCGAAGAGGCGCGTGGGCGACCAGTCCGGCATGGCGGGCGGCGGCGCGGCATCGTCGTGCCCGGCAAATTCGCCCGCGCCCCACACCACTTTGCCGCCGACCACGGTGAGCAGGCTGGTGGTGTCGGCGATCTCGGATTCGGGGCAGGCGAAGAAGTCGCGGTCGGGCACGACCAGATCGGCAAGCTGGCCCGCGGCAATGCGGCCCTTTTTGCCCTGTTCGTTCGAAAACCAGGTGACGTTCTCGGTCCACATTCGCAGCGCCGCGTCGCGGTCCAGGCAGTTGCGCTGCGGGGTGATGCGCAGGCCGCCCACCGTTTTGCCGGTGATCAGCCAGGACAGCGACACCCACGGGTTGTAGGAGGCGACGCGGGTCGCGTCCGTGCCCGCGGACACGTTGACGCCTTTTTCCAGCATGCGCTTGACGGGCGGGGTGGCCTCGGCGGCGCCCGCGCCATAGCGTTCGACGAAGTACTCGCCCTGGTAGGCCATCCGGTGCTGCACGGCCACGCCGCCGCCCAGCGCGGCGATGCGGTCGATGGAGCGTTCCGAGATCGTCTCGGCATGGTCGAAGAACCAGTTCAGGCCGGCCAGCGGCACGTCCTTGTTCACGCGTTCGAACACGTCCAGCGAGCGCGAGATGGTCTCGTCATAGGTGGCGTGCATGCGCCACGGCCAGCGGTTCTGCGCCAGGATGCGCACCACTTCTTCCAGTTCGCCTTCCATCTCGGGGCCCATCTCGGGGCGCGGTTGGCGGAAGTCTTCGAAGTCGGCGGCCGAGAACACCAGCATTTCGCCGGCGCCGTTGTGGCGGAAGTAGTCCGTGCCCTGCTTGTACTGCGAGGTGGCCGTCCAGTTCAGGAAATCTTCCTTTTCCTGCTTGGGCTTCTGGGTGAAGAGGTTGTAGGCCAGGCGGATCGTAAGCTGATTGGCATCGGCCAATTGCTGGATGACCTGGTAGTCCTCGGGGTAGTTCTGGAAGCCGCCGCCGGCGTCGATGGCCCCGGTCACGCCCAGGCGATTCAGTTCGCGCATGAAGTGGCGCGTGGAATTGAGCTGGTATTCGACCGGCAGCCTGGGGCCCTTGGCCAGCGTGGCGTACAGGATGGCCGCGTTGGGCTTGGCCAGCAGCAGGCCGGTCGGATTGCCGGCGGCATCGCGCACGATCTCGCCGCCGGGCGGCGCGGGGGTGTTCTTGTCGTACCCCACGGCGCGCAGGGCCGCGGCGTTGAGCAGGGCGCGGTCGTACAGGTGCAGGATGAACACGGGCGTATCGGGGGCCGCCGCGTTCAGTTCTTCGATGGTCGGCAGGCGCTTTTCGGCGAACTGGTGCTCGGTGAAGCCGCCGACCACGCGCACCCATTGCGGGGCGGGGGTGATGGCGACCTGGCGGCGCAGCATGGCCATGGCGTCCGCCAGGCTTCTCACGCCGTCCCAGCGCAGCTCCATGTTGTAGTTCAGCCCGCCGCGGATGATGTGCAGGTGGTTGTCGATCAGGCCGGGCAGCACGCCGCGTCCGCCCAGCGCGATCACGCGCGTGCCGGGACCGGCCAGGGGCAGGATGTCGCTGGCCGCGCCCACGCGCGTGAAACGGCCGTCTTTGATGGCGACGGCGTCGGCGACAGGATTGGCCGGGTCCAGGGTCGTGAAACGGCCCTGGTGCAGGATGAGGTCGGGGGCGCCTTCGCGCGCGGGGTCCAGGATGTCAGCCATTGCGCTTGTCTCCACATGCATCGGCGGGTTGGCGGGCGGAATCGGCGGCCGGCTTGGGGCAGCTGGGCAGTTCGCCGAACATATGGGGTTTGACCTGCTCATGGATGAACGACGCGCGGGCGGGCTCGTCCGCGAGCAGGCGCTTGACCAGCGGGGGAATCTGTTCCCCCGCCAGGATGCCGAGCAGGCCTACCAGGGCGATCACCGGGGGCGCCGGCGATCGCACGTTAAAGAGTGCGTAGATGACCCCGACCAGCAGGCCGAGTCCCAGCGAAACGAGGTAGACCTTCATCGGCGTGCTCCCATCAGCCTTCGTGGGCGTTGAACATGGACTTGGCGTAGATGATGCCCAGGCCATAGGCGCCGCCGAACTTCTTGGCGATGCCGGTCGTCATGTCGTAGGTGTCCGTGCGGGCCCAGTCGCGCTGCATTTCCAGCAGGTATTGCAGGGCGGTGATGGGCTGGCCGCCGGCCTGCACGATGCGCTCGACGGCACGGTTGTGGGCTTCGGCGGACACGTCGCCGCAAGCGTCGGTGATCACATAGACTTCGAAGCCCTGGTCCAGCGCCGACAGGGCCGGGCCGACGATGCACACGCTGGTCCACAGGCCGGCCAGCACGATGCGCTTCTTGCCGATTTCATTGACTTGCTTGATGACGGCGGCGTCTTCCCAGGTGTTCATGGACGTGCGGTCCAGCAGGGCCTGGCCGGGGAACGGGGCGGTGACTTCCTCGAACATGGGGCCCGAGAAGCTCTTTTCGGCCACGGTCGTCAGGATGGTGGATGCGCCGAAGCCGGCGGCGGCATGGGCAACCAGCGCGGCGTTGTTGCGCAGCGTGACGGCGTCGATGGAGTGGGTGGCAAACGCCATCTGCGACTGGAAGTCGATCATGATGAGCGTGTGGTCATGGGGCGACAGCAGCTTGGCGCCGGGGGTGGGGGTCGCGGTGATAGGCATGGATGACTCCTTCGGTTGCCGTGGTGAGGGACCCCCGCAATGTGCCAGCCGGCCGGGGCAGCGTATTGAACGATAGTCCGCCGGTTTGAAGATTGTGATTGCGGCGGCCGCGCAATTCAACAAAGGCCGCGCGCATCAGGGATAGCCGGTATCGCCACGGGCCTGCGGCTCCGGTAGCCTGCGTAGGTCCGGGCGCAAGGTCCCGGGCGCTCCCTTTGCGTCGCGCCAACGCTGTCCGCTCCCGGAGACTCATCATGGGCCTGGCCTTCCAGAACGAATTGCACGACGAGTTCGGCACGCGGCCGGTGGCCTACCTGCCTTATGGCGGGGCGGACCTGGGTGAGATCCTGGCAGTGGGCCGGGCCGTGGGGGACGGAGACGACACGGCGTTTTTCCAGGCCTGGATGGCGGCGGGCGACCGCCTGGCCGCCCAGGCGCTCGATGCCGAACGCCGCCACCTGCGGGCAAGCGTCCGCGAACTGCATCTGCGCGCCAGCGCGTTCTATTCGACGGCGTATCGCCCCTTATACGGCGCGCCCACGGACGCGCGGCTGCTGGAAGCCTTTCGCAAGCAGATGGCCGCCTTCGACCGGGGGCTGGCGCTGTCGCGGCATCCGGTCGAGCCGATGCCCATCCCGCTGGCGAGCGGCCACATGCCCGCGTACCTGTTGCCCGCCGAGGGCCGCGAGACCGAGGTGCGGCCGCTCATCATCTTCACCAACGGGTATGACGCCACCGTGACCGACATGTACTTCGCCTGCGCCGTGGCCGCCACGCGCCGGGGCTATCACGCCCTGGTGTTCGACGGCCCCGGGCAGGGCGGCATGCTGTACGAACAGGGCGTGCCCATGCGTCCCGATTGGGAGACGGTGGTGGGGGCCGTGGTCGATCTTGCCGTGGAGTCGCCCATCGTCGATCCGAAACGCATCGCGCTCAGCGGCTGGAGCCTGGGCGGCCATCTGGCGCCGCGCGCCGCGTCGGGCGAGCATCGCCTGGCCGCCTGCATCGCCGATCCCGGCCAATGGAGCATCGCGGGGCTGTTCCGGCCCCTGGCCGTGAAGCTGGGCGCCAGCCCCGACGCCGCAGCCAATCTGGGCGAGCTGGAACCGCCCGTGCTGGACCGCCTGTGGCAGTTCGTCATGGCCAATCCCGTACTTGCCTGGAAGATCGTGCAGCGCGGCTTCTGGGTGCATGGCGTGGACAACCTGCGCGACTACCTGCGCGCGATCGAGCAGTTCACGATGGATGGCCGGGTCGACGACATTGCGTGCCCGACGCTCATGACGGTCGCCGGAAACGACCCCCTGGCGGCGGACACCGAGCAGTTCTTCGACCGCCTGCGCTGCCCCAAGCACTTGCTGCGGTTTTCCGCCGACGAGGGCGCGGGCGACCACTGCGAATCGGCCAACCGGTCGCTCCTGAACCGCCGTGTGCTGGACTGGCTGGACGGCGTGCTGTGAGGGCGGCGCAAGGCCGCGGGGCCAGCGCTGCCTATAATTGCGTCGATTCCCGCGTTTTTTGACGGCAGACCTGCCGTGCCTCATGTCCACCTTGCCTTTGCGCGTGCTGTCGGTGATTCCGCCGATGACGCAGCTGAATACCCCCTATCCGTCCACCGCCTACCTGACCGGGTTCCTGCGTTCTCGCGGCGTGACGTCGTTCCAGGAGGACCTGGCGCTCGCCCTGGTGCTGCGCCTGCTGTCGGCCGATGGCCTGCGGGCCGTCGCCCAGCAGGTGGATGCGCTTCCCCTTGAAAAGCACACCCCGGCGATCCAGGCCTTCGTCGCCATGCAGCCGCGCTATCTGGCCACCATCGGGCCCGTGATTGCCTTCCTGCAAGGCCGCGACTCCACGCTGGCGCACCGCATCGCCGGTCGCAACTATCTGCCTGAAGGCCCGCGCTTCAGTTCGCTGGACGTCTACCTGGACGAGGAAGGCGGCGATCCGCTGGGCTGGGCATTCGGCGCGCTGGGCCTGCAGGACCGCGCCAAGCACCTGGCCACGCTCTACCTGAACGATCTGGCCGACGTGCTGCGCGACGCCATCGATCCGCGCTTCGAGTTCGTGCGCTACGCCGAATCGCTGGCGGGCAGCCAGCCCACCTTCGATCCGCTGGCCGAGGCGCTGGCCGCGCCCTTGAATCTGGTGGACGAGACGTTGCGGGCGCTGACGATGGACGCGTTGGCGCGCCACAAGCCGACGATGGTGCTGCTGTCGGTGCCGTTCCCCGGCGCGGTGTACGCGGCCTTCCGGATCGCGCAGGCGATCAAGGCGCAGGATCCCGGCATCGTGATCGTGCTGGGCGGGGGCTTCGTCAATACCGAACTGCGTGAACTCAAGGACCCGCGGGTATTCGATTATTTCGATTTCGTCACGCTCGACGCGGGCGAGCGCCCCTTGCTCGCGCTGCTGGAGCATGTGCAGGGCAAGCGCTCGCGCCAGCGCCTGGTGCGCACGTTTCTGCGCGACGCCGACAGCGGCGCAGTGCGTTACGTCAACCTGGTCGAACCCGACGTCGCGTTTGCGGAAGTGGGTACGCCCACGTGGGACGGCCTGCCGCTGGACCGCTACCTGTCGCTGCTGGACATGCTCAATCCCATGCACCGGCTCTGGAGCGACGGCCGCTGGAACAAGCTGACCGTGGCGCACGGCTGCTACTGGAAGAAGTGCAGCTTCTGCGACGTGGGCCTGGACTACATCGGTCGCTACGAAGGCGCGGAGGCGACCGTGCTGGCCGACCGCATCGAAGCCATCGTGGCCGAAACCGGCCAGACCGGCTTTCACTTCGTGGACGAGGCCGCGCCGCCCAAGGCGTTGAAAGCCCTGGCCACCGAGCTCATCGAACGCAACGCCGGGATTTCGTGGTGGGGCAACATCCGCTTTGAAAAGACCTTCAGCCCCGAGCTTTGCGAACTGCTGGCCGACAGCGGCTGCATCGCTGTGTCGGGCGGCCTGGAGGTGGCGTCCGACCGGCTGCTCAACCTGATGAAGAAGGGTGTGTCGATCGACCAGGTGGCGCGGGTGACGCGCGCCTTCACCGATGCGGGGGTGCTGGTGCATGCCTACCTGATGTATGGCTTTCCGACGCAGACCGTGCAGGACACGGTGGACGCGCTGGAATACGTGCGCCAGCTGTTTGAGAACGACTGCATCCAGAGCGGGTTCTTTCACCGCTTTGCCTGTACGGTGCACTCGCCAGTGGGGCAGAACCCCGAGGAATATGGCATCCGGCTCAAGCCGCTGCCTGACATCACGTTCGCCAAGAACGACGTCGGTTTCCACGACCCCACGGGCGTGGACCACGACGCGCTGGGCCGCGGGCTGAAGAAGGCCATTTACAACTACATGCACGGCATCGGCCTGGACGAAGACGTGCGCAGCTGGTTCCCGTTCAAGGTGCCGCGCACGACGGTGGCGCGGCAGCGCATTGCGCGCGCGCTGAGCCGGCGCGGCTGAGGCCTAGCTGGCGGGCGGCGCGTCCTGGGCGGCCGACAGGATCGGTTCGGCCGCCTCGGCGCCCGGCACCGCGTTCGTCAGGTCCTCGGTCATTTCGTGGTCCAGCGCGCCCTGGAACAGGTCTTCGGTCACGCGCAGTTCCACGCCCACCGGCGACATCTGCGCGGCGGCGGCAAAGGGGGCCACGGGCGCGGGCGCCGGGCGCTCGTTGCGGCGCCAGACAAAGAAGGTGACCAGGCTCAGATTGAGCAAGGCGAAACACCAGAACAGCCCGGCTTCCCCGAACGTCGCCATCACGGGCGAGATCGCCAGCGGACTCAGCGCCGACCCCAGCGAGTTGATCAGCAGCAATCCCTGGATCATCCGCACCAGCGCATCGGCGGGCGCGCGGTCCGCGGCGTGGCTGACCGCCACCGGGTAGATGGCGAACACACCGCCGCCCAGAAGAAACAGCAGCGGCATCAATAGCGGCGAGGCGGGCGGCAGCGCCAGGATGAGCAGGCTGAGCAGCGCGCAGAACACGGCCAGGGCGATCAGCACCACCTGACGGTCGCGCAGGTCGGACCAGCGGCCCACCGGATACTGCAGCACCATCGCGCCCAGGATCACGGCGCCCATCATCTTGCCCACCTCGGCCACGTCCAGGCCGATGCGCTGCAAATACAGCGGCAGTAGGGTGTACACCGCGGCGATCGCCACGCCCGACCCGAAGCAGCCCATCACGCCCGTGGGTGTCATGCGCGCCAGGTGATGGGGCAGCAGCGGCTCGACGCGTTCCACCAGCGGCGACACGCGCGGAATGATGACCATGGGCAGCACCGACAGCGACGCCAGCAGGCCGGCCACCATGAAGGGCGCCATGTCGCCCAGCCGCGTGATCGCGCCCAGCTCCAGCTGGCCCAGCATGCCCGATCCGTACAGCGCGATCATGTACAGGGCCAGCAGGCGTCCGCGCATGCGGGAGTCGCCCGCCAGCAGCAGCCAGCTTTCGACCACCAGGAACACGCCGACGCTGGCCCAGCCATTGATCAGGCGCAGCACGAACCAGGCCTCGCGGTTGAAGATCAGGCCCTGCAGCAGCACGGTGACGGCGATGAGCGAGGCAAAACTGCTGTAGGCGCGGATATGGCCGATACGCAGGATCAGCCGGTCATTGAAGATGGCGCCCAGCGTCAGACCGATGAAATACGACGACGAAATGACGCCGATGACGGTGGCCGACTCTCCGGCGGCGTCCAATTGCAGGGTCGTGAGGGAAGAGATGAACGCGTTGCCGATGCAGACAACGAACAAGCCAAGCAAGGGCCCGAGCACCAGGCCCAACAACTGCCGAGACATGAAATCCTCGATTTCCAGAACAGCGAAAAGCATCCGGCGCGACCGGACAAACGATCAATGGGGGAGGGGGGAATGCGTCATGGTTCGCCTGGCTTGGGAGGGCAATGCCATGCGCTTGGGCGCGGGCCGGCCGGCGCGGTCGCGCGGGCGCGGCGGGAATCCGGCGCGGATTGTAGCGCCGATTGCGAAGCGGGCTAAGGACTCGCCCGCCGGGGACGGACGACGCGGCGGACGGGTTTTCCGCCCTGAACGGCGGGGCGCGTCACTTCACTGCGTAATTCCTGGCTTCGGCTTCGCCCGCCCATTTGCGCAGGGCGGAGATGAACTCGGGGCAGACGTTGCCGTCGACGGAGGTGTCGACGATGACGCTGTCCTGCATGCGCATCAGCACCTTGCATTCGTAGATGCGGGTGCGGTTGGCATAGTGGCCGGTGGTGTTGGTCTGGAACACCGGCGTGGGCGCGCTGTTCCGGCTGCCGGGGATCATGCCCACGACCTGCTGGCTGGAGCTGTCCACGACCCATTCCGAGTACGGGGCGGACTGGTAGTCGGACCATTCCAGCTCCATCGTGTTGCCGACGGGCCGGATGCGGGACGGTTCGCCCAGCGCGGCGATCGCGTCGTCGATGGAGCGGCCTTCCATGTTCTTGGCCACGTTCACGCTGGGCGAGAACGAAAGCCCCGATTTGAAGACCTGGCTGAGCGAAGGCAGGGTGGAACTGCCGCCCGTGGGCATCGGGGCGCAGCCAGCCACGCCCAGCGCGGTCAGAATCCCCGCAAACAGAAAGCGCCGTCCGCGGCGGGGAAGGGGATGCTGTGGCGTGTTCATGCGGGTGTCCAGGCTCCGAGACTGGCCGCCTGCCGCTCTGCACAATGCGCGCGGCGCGGCGCCGTTTGTTTCTGTTCGTGACACGAGAACCGCGCCCTGTCGGCCGGTGCGCAGGTTCGCACGGCCTTTGTGCTGATGGCCGGCTTCAAAAAGTGCCACATTTTTACCGATAAACGGGGGCGGAGTCCGGTCTGGCAGATGTGAAATTTGTTACCTAATATGCCGGGGCAGGCGTCTCATACAGGGACGGAACCGAGGCGCGCTGGGATAAGATTTTCCCGCCCAATTCCACGGACTCCCTGACGATCATGCCCGCTCGCCTATCTGCCTTGCTCCGCGCCGCCTTCGCCACACTCGTCCTGGTGGCGGGATTGGCTTCCCCCGCCGCCCATGCCGCCGAAAAGCTCTACGGCGGCATCGCCACCGACGGCAAGCATTCCAGGATTTTCTGGGTGCTGCCAGAAACCGACGGCAAGGCGGCCGAAGCCGCGGCCCTGGCCCAATGCCGCAAGGCGGGGGGCAAGGAGTGCAAGGTGCTGAGCTGGTTTTCCGACAGTTGCATGGTCTATGCCCGCAATTCCGTGCAGGACCTGTTTCCGGGCAACAGCGTGTCGCCCGAGATGGCCGCCAAGAAGGCCATCCGCCGCTGCACCGCCGCCAGCCCCGACGGAAAGTGCCGCCTGACGACCATGCCGCTGTGCGTGGGTCCGGGTTACAGCGCGGCCGACCTGCAGGCGCCCGTCAAGGCCACGCCCGCCGACCTGGAAAGCCTGTCGGCCCGGATGGACCAACGGGAGTACTGGGGCGCCATCGCCGAAAAGGAGACCGGCGACCTGGTCTATGCCGACGGCTATCCCCACGAGAAGGACGCGCTGTCGCAACTGCTGGAATGGGACGACTGCCAAGGCTGCAAGAAGGTGCTGACCTACACCGATAGCTGCGTCGGCCTGGCCTGGGCCAAGGGAATCAAGGGCCGGGGCACGAGCTTCACCGCGCTCGACCCCGATCCGAAAGCCGCCCGCGATGCCTCGCGCGCGGCCTGCACCGCAAAAACGGGAAGCCCGGCCTGCGTGGCGATGGTGCGCTGCTCGGGCCGGGCGTACATCGATGGCTATGCGGGCGAGGATCAGAAGGCGAACTGATCAGCTCTTGATGAACGCGAGCAGGTCCGCGTTGATCACGTCCGCATGGGTCGTGAGCATGCCGTGAGGAAAGCCCGGGTAGACCTTCAGCGTGCCGTTCTTGAGCAGCTTCACCGACAGGCGCGATGCGTCGTCGATGGGCACGATCTGGTCGTCGTCGCCGTGCATCACCAGCGTGGGCACGGTGATGGCCTTCAGGTCCTCGGTCTGGTCGGTCTCCGAGAAAGCCTTGATGCCTTCGTAGTGCGCCTTGGCGCCGCCGATCATGCCCTGGCGCCACCAGTTGTTGATCACGCCCTGCGACACCTTGGCGCCATCGCGGTTGAAACCGTAGAACGGGCCCGCGGCGACATCCAGGAAGAACTGCGCGCGGTTGTCGGCCAGCGCCTTGCGAAAGCCGTCGAACACTTCGATCGGCGTGCCGCCCGGGTTGGCGTCCGTCTTGACCATGAGGGGAGGCACGGCGCTGACCAGCACGGCCTTGGCGACGCGGCCTTGCGGTTCGCCATGGCGGGCGACATAGCGGGCGACTTCTCCGCCGCCCGTGGAGTGGCCGATGTGCACGGCGTTGCGCAGGTCCAGGTGCTGGGCCACGGCCGCCGCGTCGGCGGCGTAGTGGTCCATGTCGTGGCCGTCGCTGACCTGGCTGGAACGCCCATGTCCGCGCCGGTCGTGCGCGATGACGCGAAAGCCCTGGGCGAGGAAGAACAGCATCTGCGTGTCCCAATCATCGCTGGACAGCGGCCAGCCATGGTGGAACATGATGGGCTGGGCTGTCTTGGGGCCCCAGTCCTTGTAGAAGATTTCAACGCCATCGGGGGTGGTGATCGTGCTCATGTCGGGATTCTCCGGGTTGGTTGGACCGCAGGGATAGACTAGGGCCTTATGCGTTGCCGGAACATCCTACGCTGGGCTTGGCGCGTAATACAAAGGTATAGGCGGGTGCCGCGGGCGGATGTGTCCAATCCGCCGCCTCCCACCGGTTTCCGCTAACTTGTCGCGTCGCGCCCGTGCCGCAAGGCATCGGCCACGCACCGGGCCATGGCCTCGCCATCGACGGGCTTGTCCAGGTAGGCACAGGCGCCCAGCGCCAGCAGCCGCAGACGCGCGGCCTCGGTGGGAAAGGCGGTCATGAAG includes:
- a CDS encoding hydrolase, yielding MPITATPTPGAKLLSPHDHTLIMIDFQSQMAFATHSIDAVTLRNNAALVAHAAAGFGASTILTTVAEKSFSGPMFEEVTAPFPGQALLDRTSMNTWEDAAVIKQVNEIGKKRIVLAGLWTSVCIVGPALSALDQGFEVYVITDACGDVSAEAHNRAVERIVQAGGQPITALQYLLEMQRDWARTDTYDMTTGIAKKFGGAYGLGIIYAKSMFNAHEG
- a CDS encoding XapX domain-containing protein — encoded protein: MKVYLVSLGLGLLVGVIYALFNVRSPAPPVIALVGLLGILAGEQIPPLVKRLLADEPARASFIHEQVKPHMFGELPSCPKPAADSARQPADACGDKRNG
- a CDS encoding DoxX family protein translates to MTARRLLTAPAVRWFALLALCGAYIQGGLVKLLDFDGAQAEMAHFGLQPAALAAVAVILLELGASALVLSGRLRWLGALALAAFTAAAALMANRYWESPPDARFMTMNAFYEHFGLAGAWVLVAWHDLTERPHGRS
- a CDS encoding radical SAM protein; the encoded protein is MSTLPLRVLSVIPPMTQLNTPYPSTAYLTGFLRSRGVTSFQEDLALALVLRLLSADGLRAVAQQVDALPLEKHTPAIQAFVAMQPRYLATIGPVIAFLQGRDSTLAHRIAGRNYLPEGPRFSSLDVYLDEEGGDPLGWAFGALGLQDRAKHLATLYLNDLADVLRDAIDPRFEFVRYAESLAGSQPTFDPLAEALAAPLNLVDETLRALTMDALARHKPTMVLLSVPFPGAVYAAFRIAQAIKAQDPGIVIVLGGGFVNTELRELKDPRVFDYFDFVTLDAGERPLLALLEHVQGKRSRQRLVRTFLRDADSGAVRYVNLVEPDVAFAEVGTPTWDGLPLDRYLSLLDMLNPMHRLWSDGRWNKLTVAHGCYWKKCSFCDVGLDYIGRYEGAEATVLADRIEAIVAETGQTGFHFVDEAAPPKALKALATELIERNAGISWWGNIRFEKTFSPELCELLADSGCIAVSGGLEVASDRLLNLMKKGVSIDQVARVTRAFTDAGVLVHAYLMYGFPTQTVQDTVDALEYVRQLFENDCIQSGFFHRFACTVHSPVGQNPEEYGIRLKPLPDITFAKNDVGFHDPTGVDHDALGRGLKKAIYNYMHGIGLDEDVRSWFPFKVPRTTVARQRIARALSRRG
- a CDS encoding MFS transporter; amino-acid sequence: MSRQLLGLVLGPLLGLFVVCIGNAFISSLTTLQLDAAGESATVIGVISSSYFIGLTLGAIFNDRLILRIGHIRAYSSFASLIAVTVLLQGLIFNREAWFVLRLINGWASVGVFLVVESWLLLAGDSRMRGRLLALYMIALYGSGMLGQLELGAITRLGDMAPFMVAGLLASLSVLPMVIIPRVSPLVERVEPLLPHHLARMTPTGVMGCFGSGVAIAAVYTLLPLYLQRIGLDVAEVGKMMGAVILGAMVLQYPVGRWSDLRDRQVVLIALAVFCALLSLLILALPPASPLLMPLLFLLGGGVFAIYPVAVSHAADRAPADALVRMIQGLLLINSLGSALSPLAISPVMATFGEAGLFWCFALLNLSLVTFFVWRRNERPAPAPVAPFAAAAQMSPVGVELRVTEDLFQGALDHEMTEDLTNAVPGAEAAEPILSAAQDAPPAS
- a CDS encoding S9 family peptidase encodes the protein MGLAFQNELHDEFGTRPVAYLPYGGADLGEILAVGRAVGDGDDTAFFQAWMAAGDRLAAQALDAERRHLRASVRELHLRASAFYSTAYRPLYGAPTDARLLEAFRKQMAAFDRGLALSRHPVEPMPIPLASGHMPAYLLPAEGRETEVRPLIIFTNGYDATVTDMYFACAVAATRRGYHALVFDGPGQGGMLYEQGVPMRPDWETVVGAVVDLAVESPIVDPKRIALSGWSLGGHLAPRAASGEHRLAACIADPGQWSIAGLFRPLAVKLGASPDAAANLGELEPPVLDRLWQFVMANPVLAWKIVQRGFWVHGVDNLRDYLRAIEQFTMDGRVDDIACPTLMTVAGNDPLAADTEQFFDRLRCPKHLLRFSADEGAGDHCESANRSLLNRRVLDWLDGVL
- a CDS encoding MFS transporter, which codes for MAGADRSTPPPAAGGMAPLKHTLFAVLWGATILGNIGSFMRDVASAWLVTDLSTNPAAVAMMQTAATLPVFLLAIPAGVLSDILDRRRFLIVIQVLLACVSFALLMLAKTNTMTVEYLIALTFIGGVGSALMGPTWQSIVPELVPKAELKAAVGLNSLGINIARALGPAVGGMLLAAFGAAAAYGADVLSYVFVIAALLWWKRPKKVDDGLSEQFFGAFRAGVRYARASRDLHVVLLRAAVFFIFASSVWALLPLVARKMLGGTAGFYGLLLGAVGVGAILGALVLPKLRQKLDADGLVLAAATAAAVVMAALSFAPPQWAAVLLLLLLGMGWIVALTTFNGVAQAILPNWVRGRGLAIYLMVFNGAMAAGSLGWGLLAEQIGVPATLLAGAVGLLVAGFVLHRMRLPRGEANLDPSNHWPEPLLDAPVEHDRGPVMVQIEYRIRVADRPAFLQALKAVAEERRRDGAYAWGIAEHTGDPERVQEWFLVESWAEHLRQHHRVSQADADLQGEAQRFHVGPDKPLVHHFLALDMRQAGPR
- a CDS encoding amidohydrolase, whose amino-acid sequence is MADILDPAREGAPDLILHQGRFTTLDPANPVADAVAIKDGRFTRVGAASDILPLAGPGTRVIALGGRGVLPGLIDNHLHIIRGGLNYNMELRWDGVRSLADAMAMLRRQVAITPAPQWVRVVGGFTEHQFAEKRLPTIEELNAAAPDTPVFILHLYDRALLNAAALRAVGYDKNTPAPPGGEIVRDAAGNPTGLLLAKPNAAILYATLAKGPRLPVEYQLNSTRHFMRELNRLGVTGAIDAGGGFQNYPEDYQVIQQLADANQLTIRLAYNLFTQKPKQEKEDFLNWTATSQYKQGTDYFRHNGAGEMLVFSAADFEDFRQPRPEMGPEMEGELEEVVRILAQNRWPWRMHATYDETISRSLDVFERVNKDVPLAGLNWFFDHAETISERSIDRIAALGGGVAVQHRMAYQGEYFVERYGAGAAEATPPVKRMLEKGVNVSAGTDATRVASYNPWVSLSWLITGKTVGGLRITPQRNCLDRDAALRMWTENVTWFSNEQGKKGRIAAGQLADLVVPDRDFFACPESEIADTTSLLTVVGGKVVWGAGEFAGHDDAAPPPAMPDWSPTRLFGGYGAWGDADGEGKPLQATLREAAAACACANDCNVHGHQHAGAWASKLPVSDLKGFWGALGCACWAV